The following DNA comes from Lathamus discolor isolate bLatDis1 chromosome 5, bLatDis1.hap1, whole genome shotgun sequence.
TTATATTCAAATAAGGATAAAAGCGTGTCAAAgtacttgtttttttccttaataaataATGCATAGATCTAATTTGAAAACACAAGTACTTTTATTTGGCATATTTAATACAATTCTTTTGCATACTTTCCTAAAAGGTTAGCATGGGAAATTGCAAAGACTGTCTATGGGAAAACTGCTAACTTTTACTTCAgatattttgtgttttaaccTTATCACCCCGATTTCAGAATTtgtcttttcagtttgtttgttctgctttctcGGTCATTCACAGCCCCACCCTAGTAAGGAGAAAAGGGGGCAGGGTGCACTTTCCACAGCTTCCTCCATGTACAAAACAACATAACCAACAAAATACAAAGAGTTATCAGCATCTCTCTTCTACTTTTTCTTATAAGCAGCAAGGAGCAACAAAAGGGAGATAACTTCAGGCATCCCATGAAAAATActctaaaaatagcaaataaacCTCCTTTAACTCACAGTTGTTTCAGTTTGTAAAATCCAAAGTggctattaaaatatttctgtcagAATATTTCTCCTATTTCaatgcatttcttttatatatatttttcaatcAGGAAGAGTTATGTCTATGGGCTGTACTTGGAAACTTGGCCTTCAGAGGAAGCCCTACTAAGTAGAACCTGGTACCTGACTTTCAGGGAGCCTCTGTGCAGGAGAGTGTCAGCAGCATTCCAGTTCACCTCAACTTCCCCTTTCCAGATAAGTCCTTCTGATATGAAATAACAAATTTCCTTGGTCAGTGAGCTGAATTTTTGTGGGTGTTTCGTTCTGGACCTCTGTGCTCCTACCAGTCGCAGTACCACTCCCTGTGCTAGGGTGGCTGTGTAGTCCAAGATAACCACTGCTTGAATTTATTTTCATCCAAAGACAAAAAGCACCTGCCTTGCACACTTATTAGTTTCCACAAAATATCACAACCCTCACATGATGAGTCTGGTTTTCTTGGGAGCTACGATGAAAATCGAGGCAGTAAAGGTCAGTAGTGCACCACTTTTCCCCCATAAGACTGTCTGTTGTACCATAAGTTGGCAGCAGTCACATCAGCTGCATCACAGAAGAAGGTAtctgctgttgtggtttaaggcCACGACATCTGTCAACACgttaagcagaaagaaattgtTGAGCAAGCTCTTCAAGTATCGTACGTTGCATGAGACCTGTAAGCGAAGAACACATCTGAGGAATTGCTAAGGGCCTGCCAGGGAAAGGCAATGCCACAGGTTCTCTCTCAGCAAGACACATGGACCCTGGCAAGGCaaggattgctcccacccactgctcccccttgttcctcaGGCATAGAGTCAAAATAAAGCCACAGCCTGCAATCACACTGTGAAGCCAGGCAGATGTGAAAGAGACCACATCTGCATGCAGGTCAGGGAAGCTCTCCAAAGGCTTTCTGGAACAAAAAGAAGCCAAAATCTAACAGGTGCTGTGCTCAGCCCACCCTTTTTTATTCCAGGggagatttacattagatataaggaataaattcttcactatgagggtggtaaggcactggcacaggttgcccagagaagttgtgaatgctccatccctgccagtgttcaaggccaggctgggtggggctttgagcaacctggtctagtggaaggtgtctctgcccatggcatgggggtttgTCATgatttaaacccaaccacaaagctcgtgtACtcaccccccccctttttttttctccctctttctttccttctcaccCCCCCCcaccgaccctccccgctcctgcagggatggggaggagaggcaagagaatgtaactcccatgggttgagataagaacagcccagtaactaaggtataacacaaaccactactgctaccaccaatgataatattgataagagaaaataacaagagaagagaatacggtaccactgccgaacgagttcgaaccccccaaagagagaccgtgcccttctgggtaactcccagttacctccctgggcatgatgtgctgtggtatggaatacctctttggctagcttgggtcaggtgtcctgtctctgcttcctcccggcctcccctcgtccccagcagagcatgaggctcacaaaatccttggccagaataaacattacttagcaacaattaaaaacaatcggtgttatcagctttcttcccaggctggaagtcaaaacagagcttgcaccagctactaagaaggagaaaaacggctactggtaaacccaggacagggttagaactagctgatcttaaggtcccttccaacccaaaccattctatggttcttaCTCATGGGGAGGTAGAGGCTAAAAAAAGGTTTAGaaccaaatcaaacaaacaaaaaaccaaaccaacaaaacaggaaaacaactaaaaccaaaccaagccaaacccaaacaccacaaaacacccAACCCTTGCTGAAAGGCACAAGATACAAATAATGAATTTGAAAAGGAAACTCTTCCTGACCTCCCCCACTTCCCCACAGGTCCTTGCATGAGAGCTGAAAGAGTTATTCTGTAGGTTCTTCAGGATTTAAGTCCAGCTACAGGAAATATCCTCGAAGGGAGTGAAATAGCTTTTCGGTGTGTAAAATGGTCCTGAAAAGCAACCCACTCTGTCACTGTCTTCACCTCCCAGAATTTAAAGTTTGAGCTCTCCATTTCCATGAGCTGCAGGTTGCCGGGTATCATGTTGCACCATGCATTGTAAAGACTCATAAGTGCTCAGTGAaaagattacattttttttcagtgtcagTTGGTTTGTGATTTTATCTATTAAGCTATTGTGTTCAGGGGAACCCACGAGCCAGGCATGGACCATAAGAACAGGCACTTAACAGATACAGGTTTGTCCTGTTTTCCTACTTCTTACTACCCTGCCCCCTACAAACGACTAACACACTACTAAAATACCCAGGGCAAAAGGTGAACAGACTGTGGGCTCCAACCTGCTGGGAGCAATAGAAATGTTATCAGGCGCTTACCAGACTATGTCCTGCCCCCTCAGCTCCATGAAGGGACCCCACCACTCTCTTTGGCTGTTTTTGGCATCAGTTACCCTTCAggcacctcttcctcctccactaCTCCTCTGTTGTGGAGCTGGAGGAAAACCCAGAGATCAGCTACTTTTACTCAAATGATAACAGCATCCACCTTTCCCTCCTGTGCTTATGCATCTCCCCACTTTCCTAGCTCATGCCTCAGCAACTGAAAGTTGCCTAAAAGCTAAGGGTCAGTCTCTGCCTTCAGGCTGAGGTTGGCCCAGTTTCTGCTGATAGCTCCATCTCCACCATGGGGATCACAAAGCCACTTTTTGCTACCCATTAAGATAAGTACTTATCTATTTTCCAAGATGTTTTAAGGAAACTGCTGGAGTTGGACTGTAAATGGTGAGCATTGCTGCTAGAAACCTTGTGAAAATTCATAAAGATCTACTCAGCTCTTTTAGTAGCTCTGGCATAAAATAAAGATAGCAGTCAAAGCACCATTTTATTTTATCGTAGTACTGTCAATTCTAGCACTTCCTGACTCTACTTTAAAAACAGCCCCTTGAAAAAAGCACTGCCCCTAAAATCAACTTTAATTTATCTTTCAACAGCTGTCCAAAATCCTCAATGCATAATACCTTACTACGCTGTATCTAATTGAAGTCCAGATGCTGTTGAAGTCATTAATGCCCCATACAAGTAcaggtgtctgtgtgtgtaaaaCTTGCTTTATCAGCTCCTTATCTTCAAGCTCTTTGGACCAGGACAATTCTCACCTGTGAGGTGCATTACAAGCATGTGTACTTGTAAAAAGGAAATCTCATTTCTTGATAGACATTCTACTCATGATAGAGAGAATAAACTGTAaaatttttattgcaaaatattaaaataaattacattttacaaAGACTTAGCAAATATTTACATACAGTGTGATTCCAGTGACAATCAGCAACAAAGAACAGACAGAAAGGCATATGAGAGGAGTCAGAAGTGTACAAACTTCAAAAGCCATATGAAAGACAAgctaattttttaaaaggtagaCCCATCGCAAATGGAACGAATCCCACGAGGCACAAAAATTGTAAGTCTATAATAAAgttcttcagtattttgtttaGGTCAACAGacttttatattgttttttgctttcctcatcAGTGACTCTTGTCTGTCACTACACATACTCTCCCAGatcaactggaaaaaaaacaataaaatcaaaatCTCAACATATACAACTGTGTGACCATGGATCTGATATCaacctggttttatttctgcatgcTTTGTGACATCCATCGCCAGCAACAGATTCACAAACCAttcaaaaccattaaaaaaaatttaacatGCCACTTTCTGTATTTCCTCAGTGATTTCGTACCAGTGTATCAGATGTGTTAGTCTGCCTGATATGAGATATGTATCTGAAAATTATGCCCCCCTGGTAAAAATAAGCTTCAACAGCATAAGACAGTCAAGAATTGTCACAATGAAGTAAAGAAGGATGGGGTCACAGTCTATAGCACTTAAGAGAGCTTTTGTAGGAATAGATTTCTGTTGTCaaatttcaacttttttttttttttttattttaagcactgGCTCACCTTGACAATGTTAGTAAGTTTATATTGTGAAAGCAGACCCACGCTTCACATGATGTGACTGAAAACACAATCTACTTGTAGGTAACAGCTAGAAAGAAGTATTTCCACTTCTATTCCATCCCTTCCTTATATGTGCTTTTAGGTTTAGGGATTATACTTTCCCCCCACCGCcaccttcttttttaaaaatcccctttcctctctttctggGAGGGGATGTGTCTCACCTATAAAACCAATTCCATAGCTTTAAGACAGCTGTTAACATTATCAGTTAACCAAACAAAATCTTACACGGcatctgaagaaaatgtttccagatGGACCAGGtaattgaaataattaaaagactTTACCAAGTAGCACGGGGGAATTCACTCACAGGCACTTCTGAGGCTGAATAACTCAGAATCCAGCCTGGATATCCCTCTAACTCACTTCAGAACTTATAAATCTGAAGGCAGAAAGACATTAATTTGGATCCACCAGGCAGCTGGTTTTCTCAAGATGTGGAAGACAGGCAGGCAAAAAGCTGTCTTGGTTAGCACTTCGGCAAATCTGAGATGGCACCATAATTTGGAAATGGTTCAGCTTCTTGGAGAGAACCACTGTGAAAGCTATGCACCAACTCAAGCctccaaaacactgaaaacaagtaGGGCTTAACGAGACCAATTGTGATGGCCCCTGTGTAAAGAGGAATTTTTTCCCAGTGTTAGGATTACGTTAAGGCACGTGGTGGGATGTCTTGAGAACAGTTTTGTGAGGTGTGATCATGTTTCCCAAAAAAGCAGGAATATTGTACTCTGTTTTATTAAATTTAAACTATTACTTTAAATCCCATGATACTTATTATGCAGACTTAGAGTTTATGCTGACTACACTGGGAAAGGCCAGAGAACCACATCTAACTTGATAATATGAAACAGATCCCATCCATTCTCAGCTCTGGCATACAAGTGCACTTTGTTACAGAGAACGCAGAGTCTGGGTTGCAGTGTGCAACATCCTCTCCCAGTCAAAGCAGCCCAGCCAAGTGTCTGGGTtgtattatttctgtattaaagagaggttttattttctttttttttatggagaATGAAGTACGCTTATCCATTTCATGTACTTTCAGCAAGCCTCTTCTCCCTTCACTGTCTTGTAGCTTTCTACCTGTGCCTAAAATTTTGATCTTTGCATCAATAATGGAAGACAAGTTGGAGAACAACAAAAACTATATGGAGTGCTTTCACATTTTCTCTGAAGTTAATgtatactttttaaaacaaaagaaaaagagaatgctGGACTTGCTACACAAGTATCCTGTGTATAATGCATGTAGTCTTACCTACCATTTCATACAGTTACAAGCTGTTAACCACAATCCTTCAGTTATACAGAAATACTTGAAGGGCTTGGGAGTAATTTTTAGATGATGGGGGTGAGGGTGTCtattagaaataaaacaaaatcttctCAGTACggcctctctctctttcttgccAGATACAAATCAAATccagccagccagccctgctTCAAATAGCAGTAATATAATAAAATTTGATTTCAAATTAGAATCTTTGTTCAGTGATATTGTCATAAAATACAGATTAACTACCAAATCCAATGATGTCGACTCCACATTTTTGCCAGTATAACAGAGGTGGCCTAGTGTTCAACTTCtgtttgaaggaaaaaacatcATATACACGAAAAATTCTGAAAAGATGACTGGTAAAGACAGTCCCTTGTTTCACAGTAGATGACTTCAAATCTTCCCCATCAACCGGCTATCCAACCAGAGTGTCAGTTTCCCATATGtccttctcccccttcttttGAGGAGGCCAGCAACTGAAGCTGCAGCCAATATTTGCAGTTACTAGAAATAGCTAGTAATTCAAGATTAGCATTGCAAGATTCCATAAGCTCTTCTTACAAAGTGAGTCTGCCAGCATTACGCTAAAAATGAGAATGAGAACTTTTAACTGTTCGCTGAACTTCAGAAACTTTTGGACATACTGGGATGACTTAAATACTGTAAAACTAAACAGAACAACAGCACTTGACATATTAATGTTCAAAGGTCTTGGCTATTTTCTGTTCCAAGTATATTGGATACAACTGAAGTCAGTACCTTTTGCCAACATGTAATCAAGAGCCTCATTTAAAGAGTTGTACGGGTCAATACATAGatatggaaaaacaaataaaaataaagccatggtataattttctttctagccAAAACCATTTGGGCTGAAGTGTTATAAAGAGACATATTTCCTTCTCAAAGCCCATCTCCAAGTcaaaaaataatactttcagGAGCTTAGAGCCAAAGTTCCTTTAAAAAACTGCCTTATGGCCTTAGGTCACTAGATCACCTCTCAGTTTTTCCAAGATTTGGCATTGCCCAACCTTCTTGAAAGTGGAATAGAATAACCATTGTATATGCACATAGGTCAAACtttgaaacaaagcaaataagcaAAGTGTAATCAACTGTTTCAAAAAAATCATCTCTCATTCAAGTCTAGTGtgaaggcagggaggaagggaggaaacatGAAAGAATACTGACTATCCCACTGCACAGATCAGCAGCAGTGCTACAGGTCCCTTCTGATAGGCATTAGGGCATTTGGAGATATCTGTGCCTCCCAATGTGATTTTGTCCTCAAAACAGGGTCAATACAACTTCACCTGTACATAGATACTGTATAAGGTTCATTCAAGTATTTCCTCTAGGAAATGGACAGTGGAAGGACACTTTCAACATCAAAAAAGTTCACTGCATCCTGCATATGCTCATACATGCTTtgatcaataggtcttccagtcACTTTACTCGTTAACTGTTCTAGGGCTGATGTGCAGTTTAGCAGCCCAATTGTTGAGCTTCATCCCAGGTGATTCTTCCTTGTTAGAAGGCTCCTTCTCAAGCTATTCCTttggaatttttaattttagtattttatttatgaaattacAGTTCACTATAATTTGACAAGCACTGACATATTCTAGACAGATGTTTCAGAAGCTTCCTTCTCAGTCTGCCAGCATACCTCAGCTCAGATCTGTGTCCTGGTATTTCATCTGAAGCTTCTCATTAAATACAACAAGTGGTTGCACCATTTTATGGTAACAACTTAGTAGTGGGAAACTTGGGAGGGTTGTGGGAGAAGCAAACcccttgttttcatttgtgatCAAAGCAGGATTCAAATCCAGGTTTTCAGAATTGAAAGGCTAATGGAGTAACCAAACACATTTGATGCCCGAAACAGTCTCCTTGCAACAGTACAGTTACACTCCCAAACTACTTCCTCAATGAAATGCATAAACGCAGAACAAGTCCAGTGTATTAACTAgtcttttcttttctaccttGTTCAAGAACCATAAAATCCCAAGAAGAAGCAGGACTCCAAATTCAACTGTTATTTTACAAGTTTTTCAGATAAGCAAAGCTGACTGGCTCAGAAAAAACAATTTAGGATGGGAAAAGGACACTGGAGTTTATTAGTTTGGGacttgcatttgttttcaaagagaaaggagaagctgCAAAAACATGCTTTTCTCCTTGTTCCATAAATTTTTTCAATATGCACTGACCATTTTCAGAAAACCATCATCAAAAATGCTTCACGTTGCAGCCTTCACGTTGCTTACTGTATTATATTCATTCATCAGTTGTTCATAAGGCACAGAAAGTTCTAGCTCATTATTGGTAAAGGTAGATTCATCAGAGGATGGGAATTTTACCagtttttttgcagtttcagaTTCCTCTGCAAGATTATCATCCATGGAGGATTTTGAGGTTTCCTCATCATCAGAGATATCATcttcttcatcatcatcttcatttACAAATGTTATATTGGCATTTTCAAATATTAAGGGTCTATAGTCTCTGGAATCCCATGCTTCACCTTCTTCTTCACTAATCCTGTCCAGCTGGTTTACAAACATGGTTCCTTCTAGAGGACTCTCTCCAATACGTTTATCATGCATAGGTCTCAGTACATGACCATTTTGAATGTCCAGGGAAGCCTCATCATACTCAAATGACTCTGTCTTTGTGTAAGTCACCTGGGCATCTATACTGGCATTCTGCatattttgtttcacattttctACTTTAATAATTTTGTCATTGCTTGTTTTCAGGGCTTTCTTCCCAATTTGTTTAATAAGGTCATTGTAGGTCTCTTCCTTCTTTGAAAGGAAGCTGAAAATGTTGACATCCTTTGAGGTACCCatttgaagggtttttttagaCCTAGGATGGTTGTCAAAtgactcttttctttttttcctccgtTTCTTGATTGCTTTATGGACTTCCACAAACATACTGACCTTCCAGTTAACAAATAGTGAAAGCCAAGCTAGTCCCAGATAAATCCACAACTCCACAAAATATCTGTAAAGGGCGTGATAGTCTGCATCTGGATTTACACCTAGAAAGAATTGAAAACAAGAACATTGCTGAAAGAGGACTCACAGCTGATAAACCTTTGAAGTTATGACCCTGAGAACTACTCCCTTCTACACTAACAGAGCCTTGTTTGAACACTGTTCTAAGAGGTGGTAAATGGGGATCTGAAAcccttctgaaagaaaaaattggTCCCAGGTTTTCCACTTCCTGGCTGCATGTATTCTGGCCACTGGACTAAAACAAAATGGCAGAATATTTATCCTCCCTTTGTAAACTATGAAAATGAACTTTTTCCCTGCTTGAAAATTATAAGCCTTCTCCCTGCCATTGAGGTATGGATATAAGTACCTTCCGTGAGAAAAGGATTCAGAATTTCACTTACAAGGACCATCTCCAAAGCCCTTAACACTACAGTGGATTCAGGAAGGAAATACCAATATACTTAACATTTCCTGTTGACTAGTTCTagacagctgcagagagcattGCCCACTTATGCAATCTGCTTAGTAAACTGGATCCCATTCAAAGGTGCTTAACTATCATGGTGGCTAGGATAGGTCTTTGTCTGAAATAGGGACCTGGGGCACCTGAAAGAGTTATGAACTCCAGATTTAGCCCAATAAAGGCGTTAAGTATCTAAAGAAAGATTGAAGAGCCAAGATTCAGTCCACTAGATCAGTACGTGGCTTTAATTGGACCTTCTATTCAGCAAAATGTTTTGGGAAAGCACCTTTTCTAATTAGAGTTTGGAAACAGAATTGCTACACTGTGTGTATGTAGTGAAATAACACATAAAATACAATTACTGACCAGCAACAAAATCTCCAAATCCtatggtggtgatggtgatgaaTGAGAAATAGAGGCCTTCAATGTAATCCCATCCTTCAGTCACCATAAAGACAAAGGGAGGAATAACCAGATGGACCAAGACACCCCAAACAATGAAAATAGCTGTGCATGTAATCTGagctttcctctgaaaaaagaaacaaaacaaaacaaaaaaccgaaacagaacaaaaaaccaaagggaaaataaaaagtcagGGAAAGATAAccaaattttattttcccatcCATGGCATGAAGCATCATCTGACAAAAACTGACAAAATCTGACAAAAAGGGGTTTTCCCCCTTACGCATGATTATTATAACTGCTTGCTCAAATAGGATTATTTCCTTCACATTATTGAAAAGTTTAAGGAGTTCCTGATATTTTATAAATAGGCATGGGATACAGACATAGCACTCTAGTCTAAAAGGCAGTCAGTACCTCTGATTTTCTCTTTATCCATTTGAGTACAGAGGTTCAGAAGTGTTTAAGATGCTTCTCTCCTATTTACATCT
Coding sequences within:
- the KCNK5 gene encoding potassium channel subfamily K member 5; this encodes MVDRGPLLTSAIIFYLSIGAAIFEVLEEPHWRSATDDYKRQKTELLKQFPCLGQEGLDKILQVVSNAAGQGVAITGNTTFNNWNWPNAVIFAATVITTIGYGNVSPKTPSGRLFCIFYGLFGVPLCLTWISALGKFFGGRAKRLGQFLTKRGVSLRKAQITCTAIFIVWGVLVHLVIPPFVFMVTEGWDYIEGLYFSFITITTIGFGDFVAGVNPDADYHALYRYFVELWIYLGLAWLSLFVNWKVSMFVEVHKAIKKRRKKRKESFDNHPRSKKTLQMGTSKDVNIFSFLSKKEETYNDLIKQIGKKALKTSNDKIIKVENVKQNMQNASIDAQVTYTKTESFEYDEASLDIQNGHVLRPMHDKRIGESPLEGTMFVNQLDRISEEEGEAWDSRDYRPLIFENANITFVNEDDDEEDDISDDEETSKSSMDDNLAEESETAKKLVKFPSSDESTFTNNELELSVPYEQLMNEYNTVSNVKAAT